Part of the Streptomyces sp. NBC_00457 genome, GCGGGCCGCCTACGTCCACGCCGAGGCGGTCTGACGTGGCCGTTCTCCACGCCTGGCGCGCTGCCCGCGTCACCCCGCTCGGCGAGCTGCACACCCCGCCCCGGATGACGGCCGTGCTGATCCGGCTGGTCGTGCAGGTGGTGCTGGTGGCGTCGCTGTGGCACGGCCTGTACTCCCACACCGGCACCACCGCCGGACTGAACGAGAGCCAGGCGGTCACGTATGCCGTGCTGGCCGTACTCGCCTCCCGGCTGCGGGAGTTGGACCAGTACGCGGGCCGGGACACGGTGCTGCAGCACATGCACTTCGGCACCATCGTCTACTGGTATCTGCGCCCGCTGCCGCCCCAGCGGTACTACGCCCTGCGTGCCCTCGGTGAGCAGTTGTACGGGCTGGCGTGGGCGCTGGGCGGATTCGCGGTCTGCCTCGCGTTCGGGGTGGTCGAACCGCCCCGGTCGGCCGCTGTGGCCGGGGTGTTCGCGGTCAGTCTGCTGCTCGGCCAGTGGGTGCTGTACTACGTGATGCTCGTCCTGGACCAGATGTGTTTCTTCACCATCCGCAACAACTCCGCGATGCTGATCCTGATCTTCGTGCAGAACCTGCTGTCCGGGGTCTACGCGCCGCTGTGGTTCTTCCCGGACTGGTTCCTCACGCTGAGCGGTTTCCTGCCGTTCCAGGCGACGCTGAGCGTGCCGCTGTCGATCTACATCGGCCGCATCCAACTGGCCGACGCAGGCGTCCAGTTGGCCATTCAGGCGGCCTGGGTCGTCGTGCTGGCGCTGTTCACCCGGTGGGTGTGGCGGCAGGCCGCGCGGCGCGTTATCTCGCAGGGAGGCTGAGATGTCGTTGAAGGCCTTTCGCATCGCGTGGCGTATCTCGCTGCTCAACATCCGCGCCGCGATGGAGTACCGCACCGAGTTCCTGCTGAACATCGCGGCCGGCGCGATCTGGCAGGTGTCGGTGATCGTGTTCGCTACGGTGCTGCTGGCGCGGTTCACCGGGATGGGCGGCTGGGACAGCTCCGACGTGCTGCTGATCCCGGCGATCCGGATGCTCGCGCACGGGCTGTTCGTCCTGGTCCTCGGACGGCTGCACTTCATCGGCCGGCAGATCCAGGAAGGCATGATCGACGTCTATCTGACCCGCCCCATGCCGGTGTACCGCCAGGTCCAGCTCGCCTACTTCCCGACCAACGCGATCGGTGACCTGACCGTCGCGGCGGGCCTGATGGTGGGCGCGCTCAGCCGCAGTCACCTGGACTGGACGGCGGGCCGGATCTCGTACCTGATCGCGGCCGTCCTCGGCGGCATGCTCCTGGAGGCGGCCCTGTTCGCGGTCATGGCCTGCGCCGCGCTGCGCTTCCCGGCCGCCGACTACTGGAGTCGCTGGCTGGAGGAACTCCTCGGCACCTTCGGCAGCTACCCCCTGAACGTCCTGCCGAAGGCAGTGGGCGGCCTCCTGACGTACGGCCTCCCCCTCGCCTTCGTCGCCTACTTCCCGGCCGCCGTCCTCACCGGCCACGGCCACAGCACCGGCGTCCCGTACTGGCTGGCAGCGGCCTCCCCACTGCTGGGCGTCCTGGCGTACCTCGCGACGCGCCTGCTGTGGCGGTGGAGCCTGCGGCACTATGCGGGCGTGAACGGATGACCGGCGCCGCCGGCCGCGGATCAACCGGCCGTGGCGCGTGACCGCCGAATCGGCGTGAACAGGGCGGCGGCCGCGATCAGTACGCAGCAGCCGCCCGCGACGAGCGCGACGGGTGCCGTGCCCTGGTGCTCCGCGGCCCAGGTGAGGACGGCGGCGCCGAGCGGGGCCGCCGAGTACTGGAGGGTCCAGAAGGCCGAGGTGACCCGGCCCAGCAGGGGCTCGGGGGTCACTTCCTGGCGCAGGGACATCGAGCAGGTGCCCGCGACGGCGACGCACGCGAGGAAGGCCGCGGCGAGGGCGGCCACGACGGGGACGTCCTGCGCCCGGCCCAGCCCGGCGAAGGCGAGTCCGCACACCGCGACCGCGCCCGTCCAGGTCGGCCCGAAGCCGAGCCGGCGGCGGATCCGGGCCACGAGCAGGGAACCGGCGATGGTACCGAGAGCGCCGCCGGCCATCACGGTGCCGACCGTGCCGTCGTCGTGGCCGAGATCGTGCTTGAGGTGGTAGATGACCAGGTCGTTCAGGCCGAGGGTGAAGAAGCTGAAGAGGCACAGCAGGACGGTCAGCGACCGCAGCACGGGATGGCCGTAGAGGAAGGCGATCCCGGCGCGCAGGTCGTTCCACAGGCTGGTGCGCTGCTTCGGCCGGTCGTCGTCACCCGGGCGCCCCCGGAACCGTACGACGACCAGACAGGCCGCCGACACCCCGAAGCTGGCCGCGTCCACGCCGACGGCGGTGGCGGGCCCGGACCAGGCGGCGACGAGGCCCGCGCACAGCGGTCCCAGAACCCCGGCCGCGGCGGCGGTCGCGTTCAACCGGCCGTTGGCCTCCGTGAGTTGCTCGGTGCCGACCAGGCTCCGCACGACGGTGACATAGCCGACGGCGAACAGCATCCCGACCGCCTCGCACAGGGGCAGCACCACATACAGCAGCCAGATCTGCGGCCCGAAGAGCCACACCACCGGGATCACCCCGTACAGCACCATCCGTACGAGATCACAGCCGATCAGCAGCTTCCGCCGGTCGACACGGTCCACCACGGCCCCGGCAAACACCGCCGCCACAACCGCGGCCGCCCCACCCACCGCCGTCAGCAGCCCCATCGCGGCGAGCGAACCGGTGGCCTGGAGGATCAGCAACGGCAGCGCGATCAGCGCGAAGGAATCACCGAGGACGGAAAGAGTCTGCGCCACCCAGAAAACCCCGAAGTCCCGGCTGCGCCTCAACGGACGACCACCGACATCTTCCAACTCCGGCTTATGGCTGTCGTGTTCGCCCTGACGCCGCGCGTCGTACGTCAAGCCGCCCTCCCCCTGAGACTCCGGCAACCTTACGACGCACCGCTACGGCCGTTCAGGCGCCCACCAGTTCGGCCCACTGGTCGGCGAGGACGGGCCGGGGGACGGGGCCGAGGCGTCCGTCGTGAGGCATCCAGTCCGTCCTCTGCGTCCTTGAGAAGGCCGGGGGCAATGCGGGAAGGCACGCCGCCCGGCATCAGCCACCTACACCGTTCACCGGGCCCTGGTGAAACGGGGCGACGCTGCCAGGCGCCACGTGGACACCCTCCGGTTCGTGTTGCCCGAGGCCAGACCCGCAGGCCTTGAGTTGGACCAGTCCGCGAAGAAGGGCTGGCCACCGCTGACTTGGACGCGGCAGTCGGGCTACCAACTCGGGCGAGACCGGGCGGTGCTGCCCGTTGAGTCCGACCTTCCTCAGTAACGTCCTTCAAAGGGTCAAGAAGAAAACACCTACTGAGACCGCTGTGAGCGGTGATACGCGTCCAGCCACGCCGTCCCTGCGGCGATCTGTGACGGCATCAGCCCAGTCTCCCGCTCAAGCATCATCGGGCTGAGCCCCTCTTTCGCATGCGACATCGTGGCGTGGCTGATCTTATACACGGATATTTTGGCGAGCTCTCCGAGCAGAGCGGCTTTGCGTTCCACGGTGTCTTGGAGGAGTTCGGCATGCTCCTGGGGGCTTTTCTGGGCCAGGCCAGTAGCAATATCGACTGCCTCTGCGGCCGCTTCCAACGCTTCGGGTAGCTGGGCATCGTCCTGTGCCAGTGCCCAGGCGAGCATATCCAACGCCCCGGCAAGCGGCGGCTGGTGAACCTGTGGGTCCTCGTCAGCCAGGTGACGCAGAATGACCAGAGCTTCTCGGATCGCGTTCAGAGCGCCATCACGGCGATCCAGGCGGACGAGCGGACCGCTGAGGGTGATCAATAGATTGGCCAGTTCTTGCCTGACTTCCTCGGTTGTGGAGTCGGCTGCGCGGCGGGTAAGCGCGATTGCTTCGGCGAGCGCGTCTGCGGCCTGCTGATAGTGCCCCTCGTCGGTGGTCGCGGTGAACCCAGAGCCGCTGACCTCCTCGCGGCGCTGTTCCAGGTCGATCAGGGTGAGCCCGAGCTCCTTGAGCGCTTCGGCCGCGAGGCTGTCGTTGCCTGTCTTGGTGAAGAGGGCGGCACTCTGCCGGAAGTAGCGGCTTGCCTGGTCGAGCTGTTCATCCACGGAAAGGAGTTCTCCCAAGCTGGCCGATGCTCTCGCTGCAATGTCGGTTTCCCAGGTGCCGCTGCCCGTTTCAAGAGCGCAGGCAATGCTCTCCTGAAATGAGCTGATGGCTTCGGCCCGCCGACCGGCCCCTTCCAGTGCAAAGGCGAGGTTCAGCAGGGCGTGAGCCTTGACGGTCTTGCTGGTCTGGGACAGCGTCGCAAGGCTTTCCATCAAGGCATCGATTGCCTCGTCGTATCTTTCGACGTCGGTGAGGTGAGAGCCGTAATCCATGAGTCCTACCGCGGCGATGTGCCGGTTGGATCCTTGCCTGAGCAGGGGGACTGCCTGTTCGGACATTCGTAGACATTCCTCATGTTGCCCGGCGGCGCTCAGGGCTGATGCGAGGGCGCGCAGCGCCCCGCCCTCGCCGGGTTGGTCGCCCAAGGCATGGAAAATCTCCGCGGCCCTGTGTGCCTCGGCGATGGCTTCATCGTGGGCCTTCAGCTCACGCAGTGCGTCGCTGAGTGACACACGAGCGCGGGCCTCGCCGTGCTGATCGCGCAGAGTCTGCGCGGCCCGGATGGCGAGTTCGGCGCTGGCACGCCACTCTTGCGGGTGGCCGTGTGTGCCGAGGTAGTTCTCCAAGGCCATCGGCAGGTCCCGGGCAATGTCGGTGTGCATCATCGTGTCGGCAAGAGTCGCTGCGGCGAGCAGGTTGTCTCGTTCTGCGTCCAGCCATGCGAGCGCCTGGGGTCGATCGGTGAAGCCCTCGGGCGTCGGTTCCATTAGGTTGAGTACGTAACCGTCGGCGCTTGAAGCGCGCTCCAGGTAGTACTGGAGAAGCTGCTTGACATCGCTTGCGGTCGTGGGCTCTTCGGCTGCCCTTTCGCCGGCGAACACTCGCACCAGGTCGTGTACGCGCCAGCGCCCCCAGACAGCTCCGGCTTCGACCACGTGGGCGCGGACGAGTTCCCGCAGGCGTCGCTCGGCATGCAACTGGTGCACGGCGGTCACGTGAGCGGCTGCGGCGGTGGACAGCTCGGGGCCAGGATTGAGAGCGACCAATCGGAACATCCTGGCCTGGGCTTCGCTCAGTTGCTCGTACGACAGATCCAAGGCAGCCCGGACAGCACGGCTCTCGTACGTCAACTCCTCCAGCCGGTGATGAACGTCGGACAGGACCTGGCTAAGAGAAGCGAGGGGGCGGCTGGGCGTATCGGCAAGGAGGGCTGCCGCGATGCGCAGGGCCAGGGGGAGGCCCGCGCACAGCCGGGCGATCGCCAAAGCGTCCTCGGGGGCGTCGGTTACCCGGGTGTCGGCGGCACCGCGAGCCTGGGAGAGGGCCGTGCGCAGCAGTTCGACGGAGGCATGCTCGTCGAGGATTTCGAGGTCGTAGAGGCGGGCACCCACATCGAAGGTGTGGCGGGAGGTGAGCAGGGTCACGGTGGTTCCGTCGGCGGGCAGCAGAGGCTCGACCTGCTCTGCGCCGGAGGCGTTGTCGATGACGACCAGGAGGCGCTGCTTCTGCCTGGCGTATTCCGCCAGCACGCTGCGATAGAGGCGCGAACGGTCCTGCAGTTCCTGGGGAATGTGCTCAACAGGTATGCCCAGCGCGCCAAGCAGACCATGCAGGGCCTGCGCAGGGGAAAGTCGGCGCTCGGTGTCGTAGCCGTACATGTCGACGAACAACACGCCTCCGGGAAACCAACCAGGCTTTTCCGACGCCTGGACGGCAGTCTGTACGACGAGTTCGGTCTTGCCGACCCCGGCCAGGCCCGCCACCAACGCCAAGCGCGCCGCCTCCTGCCCCTGCAGACCGGGAGCCAGCCCGTGCAACAGCTCTTCCACCTGGCTGTCGCGACCGGTGAAGGTGCGCGAGGCCGGGGGCAGGCCGAACAGTGCCGAGGTGACCGGAGCAGGCAATTGCAGACTGATGTTCCGCCCCTGGATCACCAAGCCGTAGTACACGCCATCGTGGATCTGATTCGACGTGTCCCGGCCAGCGCCATCAGCACCGGCCACCCCTGCCTCAGCCATACCGTCAGTCCCCCGCTGACGGCGAGGCGGGGGGAGTTGGGGGCGGAGCGGCGATGGAGACTCCGGAGAAGTCTCGGCCCTGCACAGCACCTCCGTGAAAGACGCCACCGAGGATCTGGTTGTGCACCCCACCATCACCGGTGTTCACCAGTCTCGCCTGCTCCTGCCATCGCTGCAGACTTGCCTGGAAATCCGCGTCCACGGCGGCCCGCGCTGCCAGCGCAGTACTCAGAGCGTGAGCGCACGCCGGATCCGCTGGTGCATGGTCCAGTCTGGCCAGCTCAGCCTCCCCCGAACTCACCGCTGAGGCGGCCGCAGTGCCCTGGCCGCGCTGAAATGGACGATGAACGAGTGCGATCAGCCCTGCCCATGCCTGCCGTCCGACTTCACCACCGGCGCCACCCGCTAAAGCCGCCAGCAGTCCCACCGAAATTGGATCCACCACGCTTCACCCCCCGCATCCGCCCGTTCACTGATAGTAGACATACTAGAGAAACAACGGTTCCCGCGAAGGACGATTAGCGCTCGTCGGGCCAGGGCCCGTCATCTCCGACGTCGTCTGCTCATCCAGGGTCACAGCGTCTCGCCACCTCGTCGTACGATCCCCACGGAAGGTTCAGACAGAGGCTTTCAGCTTGTCTCTTAACCTCTGAGGCTGTTGCACTCGATGATGCTCTCGGGTCGCCTGGTCGTTCTCCCAACTCATAGCGGGTCGCGAGGCGGCGATTATTGGAGCCAATTGGCCTTCCCCGTCCGGGGGTTGAGGGTCGAGGGTTGCGAAACCCTCGGCCGACACGGGCCGGGGTGAGCCGTGCCGGCTCGGCTGGCCTCTCCCAAGGGCGGCGGAGATCGGCCGCGGCTTCACCCGCGAGGCCGGGTCCACCCCAGGGGTCTGCTTTATCAGTCGGAAGTGTGTTCCAGGTCGAAGCGGCGCAGGAACGCCTGCCAGCGCACGCCGATGTCCTCGCGGGGCAGATGGTCGGCCTGGATGCGGATCAACGTTCCTTCATTGACTGGGAGTTCGCCGGTGTGGTCGATCCACGCGGAGCGGGTGGTCAGGCGGGGGTGGATGCGGTCCCGGGCCATCGCGCGGGCGATAGCGTGCGTCACCATGATGCGCGCTTGGATCCTGCCGATACTGCTTGTGCTCTGCGGCTCAGCCGTCGCGGCTGGGCTGATCTCCAAGGGGAGCCCCGTCACAGCCGCAGCACTCCTGCTGGCGTTCCTCGCGCTCGCCGGCGCCAACTCGCTCCTGATCTTCCCGAGGTCGATCGGCGCATGGGAGGCACAACGCCGCAGCGCGGGCGATGGACGGCCGGTCGTCTTCTGGCGTCCGGGCTGCAAGTACTGCATACGACTGCGCATCCGGCTGGGCCGCAGCGCCCGCCAGTTGCACTGGGTCAACATCTGGCGCGACCCGGCAGGAGCCGCAACGGTGAGGGCAGCCAACGACGGCAACGAGACCGTGCCGACCGTCGTCGTGGCGGGCCAGCCACACACCAAGGGATTGCAGATCATCAAGGTGTTGCTTCCCGTCCCATGGCTCGTTGATGTGGTATGCGCATCCCGGACGAAATCTGTGCCCAACTCACTATGAAGTTGGGGGTGTTGTTTCCTCACCTGGATGAGCGGCAACGACGGCTGCTGATGGCCGCAGAGGCCCGTGTTCTGGGACACGGTGGTGTTCGGGCCGTCGCGCGGGCGGCGTCGGTGAGTGAGACCACGGTCCGCAAGGGCGTGTCCGAGTTGGAGGCCGGCGAGGGGCCTCTGGGGCGGGTGCGGCGGCCGGGCGGAGGCCGCAAGAGGGTCGCAGATCTCGATCCGGGGCTGCGGCCGGCTCTCCTGGCACTTGTCGAACCGGACGAGCGAGGCGATCCGATGTCGCCGCTGCGGTGGACGGTGAAGTCGACCCGCACGCTGGCGCGGGAGCTCGCCCGGACCGGACACAAAGTCAGTGCGGACACCGTCGCGGACCTGCTGCGGGAGGAAGGCTTCAGTCTGCAAGCCAACGCCAAGACCATCGAGGGAAGCCAACATCCCGACCGAGATGCCCAGTTCCGCTATCTCAACGAGCAGGCCCGTGATCACCGGGACGCTGGCCAGCCGGTGATCAGCGTGGACACCAAGAAGAAGGAGCTCGTCGGCGAGTTCAAGAACAACGGCCGCCAGTGGCGGCCTGCGGCTGATCCGGCGCCGGTGAACGTCCATGACTTCGCCGACCCCCAGCTGGGCAAGGCCGTCCCGTACGGGATCTACGACCTCGTGGCGAACACCGGCTGGGTCAATGTGGGCACCGATCACGACACCGCCGCATTCGCGGTGGAATCGATCCGCCGCTGGTGGTGCGGCCAGGGTCAGACCGCCTACCCACAGGCGACGCGACTGCTCATCACCGCCGACGCGGGCGGCTCGAACGGCTACCGCACCCGGGCCTGGAAGCTCGAACTCGCCCGGCTCGCGGCCGAGACAGGACTGACGATCACCGTGTGCCACCTGCCGCCGGGCACATCGAAGTGGAACAAGATCGAGCACCGGCTCTTCTCGCACATCACCATGAACTGGCGCGGCCGCCCGCTGACCAGCCATGAAGTCATTGTCCAGTCCATCGCCGCGACCACCACCCGCACCGGACTGCGTGTCATGGCCGAGCTGGACACCAACGTCTACCCCACCGGAGTCCAGATCGGCGACGCGCAGATGGCGTCCCTGCCACTGACCCGACACGC contains:
- a CDS encoding ABC transporter permease; its protein translation is MAVLHAWRAARVTPLGELHTPPRMTAVLIRLVVQVVLVASLWHGLYSHTGTTAGLNESQAVTYAVLAVLASRLRELDQYAGRDTVLQHMHFGTIVYWYLRPLPPQRYYALRALGEQLYGLAWALGGFAVCLAFGVVEPPRSAAVAGVFAVSLLLGQWVLYYVMLVLDQMCFFTIRNNSAMLILIFVQNLLSGVYAPLWFFPDWFLTLSGFLPFQATLSVPLSIYIGRIQLADAGVQLAIQAAWVVVLALFTRWVWRQAARRVISQGG
- a CDS encoding ABC transporter permease, with amino-acid sequence MSLKAFRIAWRISLLNIRAAMEYRTEFLLNIAAGAIWQVSVIVFATVLLARFTGMGGWDSSDVLLIPAIRMLAHGLFVLVLGRLHFIGRQIQEGMIDVYLTRPMPVYRQVQLAYFPTNAIGDLTVAAGLMVGALSRSHLDWTAGRISYLIAAVLGGMLLEAALFAVMACAALRFPAADYWSRWLEELLGTFGSYPLNVLPKAVGGLLTYGLPLAFVAYFPAAVLTGHGHSTGVPYWLAAASPLLGVLAYLATRLLWRWSLRHYAGVNG
- a CDS encoding MFS transporter, with amino-acid sequence MEDVGGRPLRRSRDFGVFWVAQTLSVLGDSFALIALPLLILQATGSLAAMGLLTAVGGAAAVVAAVFAGAVVDRVDRRKLLIGCDLVRMVLYGVIPVVWLFGPQIWLLYVVLPLCEAVGMLFAVGYVTVVRSLVGTEQLTEANGRLNATAAAAGVLGPLCAGLVAAWSGPATAVGVDAASFGVSAACLVVVRFRGRPGDDDRPKQRTSLWNDLRAGIAFLYGHPVLRSLTVLLCLFSFFTLGLNDLVIYHLKHDLGHDDGTVGTVMAGGALGTIAGSLLVARIRRRLGFGPTWTGAVAVCGLAFAGLGRAQDVPVVAALAAAFLACVAVAGTCSMSLRQEVTPEPLLGRVTSAFWTLQYSAAPLGAAVLTWAAEHQGTAPVALVAGGCCVLIAAAALFTPIRRSRATAG
- a CDS encoding tetratricopeptide repeat protein produces the protein MAEAGVAGADGAGRDTSNQIHDGVYYGLVIQGRNISLQLPAPVTSALFGLPPASRTFTGRDSQVEELLHGLAPGLQGQEAARLALVAGLAGVGKTELVVQTAVQASEKPGWFPGGVLFVDMYGYDTERRLSPAQALHGLLGALGIPVEHIPQELQDRSRLYRSVLAEYARQKQRLLVVIDNASGAEQVEPLLPADGTTVTLLTSRHTFDVGARLYDLEILDEHASVELLRTALSQARGAADTRVTDAPEDALAIARLCAGLPLALRIAAALLADTPSRPLASLSQVLSDVHHRLEELTYESRAVRAALDLSYEQLSEAQARMFRLVALNPGPELSTAAAAHVTAVHQLHAERRLRELVRAHVVEAGAVWGRWRVHDLVRVFAGERAAEEPTTASDVKQLLQYYLERASSADGYVLNLMEPTPEGFTDRPQALAWLDAERDNLLAAATLADTMMHTDIARDLPMALENYLGTHGHPQEWRASAELAIRAAQTLRDQHGEARARVSLSDALRELKAHDEAIAEAHRAAEIFHALGDQPGEGGALRALASALSAAGQHEECLRMSEQAVPLLRQGSNRHIAAVGLMDYGSHLTDVERYDEAIDALMESLATLSQTSKTVKAHALLNLAFALEGAGRRAEAISSFQESIACALETGSGTWETDIAARASASLGELLSVDEQLDQASRYFRQSAALFTKTGNDSLAAEALKELGLTLIDLEQRREEVSGSGFTATTDEGHYQQAADALAEAIALTRRAADSTTEEVRQELANLLITLSGPLVRLDRRDGALNAIREALVILRHLADEDPQVHQPPLAGALDMLAWALAQDDAQLPEALEAAAEAVDIATGLAQKSPQEHAELLQDTVERKAALLGELAKISVYKISHATMSHAKEGLSPMMLERETGLMPSQIAAGTAWLDAYHRSQRSQ
- a CDS encoding glutaredoxin domain-containing protein, which encodes MMRAWILPILLVLCGSAVAAGLISKGSPVTAAALLLAFLALAGANSLLIFPRSIGAWEAQRRSAGDGRPVVFWRPGCKYCIRLRIRLGRSARQLHWVNIWRDPAGAATVRAANDGNETVPTVVVAGQPHTKGLQIIKVLLPVPWLVDVVCASRTKSVPNSL
- a CDS encoding ISAzo13 family transposase, yielding MRIPDEICAQLTMKLGVLFPHLDERQRRLLMAAEARVLGHGGVRAVARAASVSETTVRKGVSELEAGEGPLGRVRRPGGGRKRVADLDPGLRPALLALVEPDERGDPMSPLRWTVKSTRTLARELARTGHKVSADTVADLLREEGFSLQANAKTIEGSQHPDRDAQFRYLNEQARDHRDAGQPVISVDTKKKELVGEFKNNGRQWRPAADPAPVNVHDFADPQLGKAVPYGIYDLVANTGWVNVGTDHDTAAFAVESIRRWWCGQGQTAYPQATRLLITADAGGSNGYRTRAWKLELARLAAETGLTITVCHLPPGTSKWNKIEHRLFSHITMNWRGRPLTSHEVIVQSIAATTTRTGLRVMAELDTNVYPTGVQIGDAQMASLPLTRHAFHGDWNYALHPQPCPAIPAPRAPQKPAPEWDHALLSDPALTGMSRQQLSDLTNTLALHGDVKRGRPPRLAFPDQVLAAVLHLRVALAAEPLAVLFDSSRTAMHRTLLKIRTLLKAHSIVIPPAATPPSALTALQARVRALSSDSSSMIKTTC